A genomic segment from Brevundimonas mediterranea encodes:
- a CDS encoding PspA/IM30 family protein, which produces MSMLRKLSALFRGSAHDAAQGVVDANALKILDQEIRDADNAQGKARDDLAGLVARRRMAENEMASFRDQIAKYESSARSALGQGKTDLAREVAGRIAELEVEITSRGPLIEDMKTAETRLRTAIASTDQKIETLRREIDIVKVNDSVQRAQTSVALNSAGAQSRIGSAADSLQRIKQRQAIQEEKLNASQALEDRRTGADLDAKLREAGILPGHSSADDVLARLSQPDVTVVTPRIGQSTPGVATPDKDPA; this is translated from the coding sequence ATGTCCATGCTCAGAAAACTCTCCGCCCTGTTCCGCGGTTCGGCCCATGACGCGGCCCAGGGCGTCGTCGACGCCAACGCCCTGAAGATCCTCGACCAGGAAATCCGCGACGCCGACAACGCCCAAGGCAAGGCGCGCGACGACCTCGCCGGCCTGGTGGCGCGCCGCCGGATGGCCGAAAACGAAATGGCCAGCTTCCGCGATCAGATCGCCAAATACGAAAGCTCGGCCCGCTCCGCCCTGGGACAGGGCAAGACCGACCTCGCCCGCGAAGTCGCCGGCCGCATCGCCGAGCTGGAGGTCGAGATCACCAGCCGTGGCCCGCTGATCGAGGACATGAAGACGGCCGAAACGCGCCTGCGCACCGCCATCGCCTCGACCGACCAGAAGATCGAGACGCTTCGTCGCGAGATCGACATCGTCAAGGTCAACGACTCCGTCCAGCGCGCCCAGACCTCGGTCGCCCTGAACTCGGCCGGCGCCCAGTCGCGCATCGGCTCGGCGGCGGACAGCCTGCAACGCATCAAGCAACGCCAGGCCATCCAGGAAGAAAAACTGAACGCCAGCCAGGCCCTGGAAGACCGCCGCACCGGCGCCGATCTGGACGCCAAGCTGCGCGAGGCCGGCATCCTGCCCGGTCATTCTTCGGCCGACGACGTTCTGGCTCGCCTCAGCCAGCCGGACGTGACCGTGGTCACGCCGCGCATCGGCCAATCTACTCCAGGCGTGGCGACCCCCGACAAGGACCCGGCCTGA
- a CDS encoding DUF1190 domain-containing protein — translation MTDPKDLPKTETMRRLKRSRILHVSSLMATASFSLAACSSPQVRAPEPEPEPALAYASLDECRAANDIPDDQCDAALAKAREEAAKTAPRYATREECEGQWGPSQCQPNNQGGNGSFFTPLLAGFVVGQLLNGGGYRGGGPLYRDRENRYSNGYGGGYTYRDYRTGRTVANAREHGDVARQAPARVQSRTAVVSRGGFGGGGRSYGG, via the coding sequence ATGACCGATCCCAAGGACCTGCCCAAGACGGAAACCATGCGCCGGCTGAAGCGCTCGCGTATCCTCCATGTCAGCAGTCTGATGGCGACCGCCAGCTTCTCGCTGGCCGCCTGCAGTTCGCCTCAGGTCCGGGCGCCCGAGCCCGAGCCGGAACCCGCCCTGGCCTACGCCAGTCTGGACGAGTGCCGCGCCGCCAACGACATCCCTGACGACCAGTGCGACGCCGCCCTGGCCAAGGCCCGGGAAGAAGCCGCCAAGACCGCGCCGCGCTATGCGACGCGCGAAGAATGCGAAGGCCAGTGGGGGCCGTCGCAATGCCAGCCCAACAATCAGGGCGGCAACGGCTCCTTCTTCACGCCTCTGCTGGCGGGGTTCGTGGTCGGCCAGTTGTTGAACGGCGGCGGTTATCGCGGCGGCGGCCCGCTGTATCGCGACCGCGAGAACCGCTACTCGAACGGCTACGGCGGCGGGTACACCTACCGCGACTATCGGACCGGTCGCACCGTCGCCAACGCCCGCGAACATGGCGATGTGGCGCGTCAGGCGCCGGCCCGGGTTCAGAGCCGCACGGCCGTCGTGTCGCGCGGCGGCTTCGGCGGCGGCGGCCGGAGCTACGGCGGCTAA
- a CDS encoding YjfI family protein, protein MPATAPPSSAANDRIRAWRQARREAGLVKLELWVPESARDDVKAAVRAIITDSTRGPRLAAQSLAGRSRRPTSHSIPPGDDHHMDAVIETPWTVPAIKAALDESPLLREGEMTLRVLEGAEPVLLATMHEYGDLPVYLSVGGAQIVCSVLLWPVAEQADRHAFNEFLLKAQRVVPLSNFAITNVGGEDVYELMGELSCKTTLQTILIELRTLAENAIDATELRETFGADAA, encoded by the coding sequence ATGCCTGCAACCGCCCCGCCCTCGTCCGCCGCCAATGACCGCATCCGTGCGTGGCGACAGGCGCGTCGCGAGGCGGGACTGGTCAAGCTGGAGCTCTGGGTGCCTGAATCCGCTCGCGACGACGTGAAGGCCGCCGTCCGCGCCATCATCACCGATTCCACCCGCGGCCCCCGGCTTGCTGCTCAGAGCCTTGCCGGCCGCTCGCGCCGCCCCACTTCTCATTCCATCCCCCCTGGAGACGACCACCACATGGACGCCGTGATCGAAACCCCCTGGACCGTGCCCGCCATCAAGGCGGCGCTCGATGAATCCCCCCTGCTGCGCGAGGGCGAGATGACCCTGCGCGTGCTGGAGGGCGCCGAGCCCGTCCTGTTGGCGACCATGCACGAATACGGCGACTTGCCGGTCTATCTCAGCGTCGGCGGCGCCCAGATCGTTTGCTCGGTCCTGCTGTGGCCCGTCGCCGAACAGGCCGACCGCCACGCCTTCAACGAATTCCTGCTGAAGGCCCAGCGCGTGGTGCCCCTGTCCAACTTCGCCATCACCAACGTCGGCGGCGAAGACGTGTATGAGCTGATGGGCGAACTGTCGTGCAAGACGACCCTGCAGACCATCCTCATCGAACTGCGCACCCTGGCCGAGAATGCGATCGACGCCACTGAACTGCGTGAAACCTTCGGCGCCGACGCCGCCTGA
- a CDS encoding acyl-CoA dehydrogenase, producing the protein MSDASLILSRRDLDFILYEWLEVERLTQRARFADHDRVSFDGVLDTCAQLAADMFAPHNRKADQNEPTFDGERVTMIPEVAEALAAFREAGLFSASQDYDLGGLQLPNVIERAGFAWFQAANVGTAAYPFLTIGAANLLKTHGTAAQVDAYVRPMLEGRFFGTMCLSEPQAGSSLGDIRTRAVPQADGSYRLFGSKMWISGGDHDLSETIVHMVLARMEGAPAGVKGISLFVVPKHLLDENGAPGERNDVVLAGLNHKMGYRGTTNTLLNFGEGRHAPGGQGGAVGWLVGAPHQGLAAMFHMMNEARIGVGAGAAALGYTGYLHALDYARGRPQGRPLSAKDPASPPVPIIEHADVRRMLLAQKAYAEGALGLNLYCARLTDDQTTAEDAAERDRAGRLLDMLTPIAKSWPSQWCLEGNSLAIQVLGGYGYTRDYPVEQFYRDNRLNPIHEGTHGIQGLDLLGRKAIMDGGSGLKLLGETVMATVARASGDGELAPYSEALAEAMGRIGAATATVWQGGDPERALANASTYLEAVGHAVMAWIWLEQALAAAGKTGDFYDGKRQAARYFFRWELPKIGPMLDLLVSKDDTTLAMQDRWF; encoded by the coding sequence ATGTCTGACGCCTCGCTGATCCTGTCCCGGCGCGATCTGGATTTCATTCTGTACGAATGGCTGGAGGTCGAGCGGCTGACGCAGCGGGCGCGGTTTGCGGATCATGACCGGGTGTCGTTCGACGGGGTGCTGGATACCTGCGCCCAGCTTGCGGCGGATATGTTCGCCCCGCACAATCGCAAGGCCGATCAGAACGAGCCGACGTTCGACGGCGAGCGGGTGACGATGATCCCCGAGGTGGCCGAGGCCCTGGCGGCGTTCCGCGAGGCGGGGCTGTTTTCGGCGTCCCAGGACTATGATCTGGGCGGGCTGCAACTGCCCAATGTGATCGAGCGCGCCGGCTTCGCCTGGTTCCAGGCCGCCAATGTGGGCACGGCCGCCTATCCGTTCCTGACGATTGGGGCGGCCAATCTGCTGAAGACCCACGGCACGGCCGCGCAGGTCGACGCCTATGTGCGGCCGATGCTGGAGGGGCGGTTCTTCGGCACCATGTGCCTGTCGGAGCCGCAGGCGGGATCGTCGCTGGGCGATATCCGCACCCGCGCGGTTCCGCAGGCCGACGGGAGCTATCGGCTGTTCGGATCGAAGATGTGGATTTCGGGCGGGGATCACGACCTGTCTGAAACCATCGTCCATATGGTTCTGGCCCGGATGGAGGGGGCGCCGGCGGGGGTGAAGGGGATCTCGCTGTTCGTGGTTCCCAAACACCTGCTGGACGAAAACGGCGCGCCGGGCGAGCGCAACGACGTCGTCCTGGCCGGGCTGAACCACAAGATGGGCTATCGCGGCACGACCAACACCCTGCTGAACTTCGGCGAGGGACGGCATGCGCCGGGCGGGCAGGGGGGCGCGGTCGGCTGGCTGGTCGGGGCGCCGCATCAGGGGCTGGCCGCCATGTTCCACATGATGAACGAGGCGCGGATCGGCGTCGGGGCCGGCGCGGCGGCCCTGGGCTATACCGGCTATCTGCACGCCCTGGACTATGCGCGCGGCCGGCCGCAGGGACGGCCCCTGTCGGCCAAGGATCCCGCCAGTCCGCCCGTGCCGATCATCGAGCACGCCGACGTGCGCCGCATGCTGCTGGCGCAGAAAGCCTATGCCGAGGGGGCGCTGGGGCTGAACCTGTATTGCGCGCGGCTGACCGACGACCAGACGACGGCCGAGGACGCGGCCGAGCGGGACCGCGCCGGACGGCTGCTGGACATGCTGACGCCCATCGCCAAGAGCTGGCCGTCGCAATGGTGCCTGGAGGGCAACAGCCTGGCGATCCAGGTGCTGGGCGGCTACGGCTATACCCGCGACTATCCGGTCGAGCAGTTCTATCGCGACAACCGGCTGAACCCGATCCACGAGGGCACGCACGGGATCCAGGGACTGGACCTGTTGGGCCGCAAGGCGATCATGGACGGCGGCTCGGGGCTGAAGCTGCTGGGCGAGACGGTGATGGCCACTGTTGCGCGGGCGTCAGGCGATGGCGAGTTGGCGCCCTATAGCGAGGCCCTGGCCGAGGCCATGGGCCGGATCGGGGCGGCGACGGCCACGGTCTGGCAGGGCGGCGACCCGGAGCGGGCCCTGGCCAACGCCTCGACCTATCTGGAGGCTGTGGGTCATGCGGTGATGGCCTGGATCTGGCTGGAGCAGGCGCTGGCGGCGGCCGGCAAGACCGGCGACTTCTACGACGGCAAGCGCCAGGCCGCGCGCTACTTCTTCCGCTGGGAACTGCCCAAGATCGGGCCGATGCTGGACCTGCTGGTCAGCAAGGACGACACGACGCTGGCGATGCAGGACCGGTGGTTCTGA
- a CDS encoding TonB-dependent receptor has protein sequence MKNRILGTTAFALVAASPFAALAQSADQAVVTAPSAAEATEIDEIIVTGSYRRSLEEAVDIKRKTVGFSDSIVATDVANFPEQNLAEALQRIPGVTIERNKGLGQRVNVRGLPSEFTFVSINGLATASGSGGRDVEFDIFASEIIQQVTVQKSPRAADEEGGIAGSVNISTARPFDYAGRRVVGSVEGAYNSISEKTDPKLSFLASDTWGDLGALVSFSTARRTNRTDSNSGINFRPMTRFLANSTGARGAQAMAVLARDAGVVVQNRANTAETDRIIFQDKVGDRAYLNTQDQWGGALSLQYRPSSNFSLAFDALIGRYETTEDEYDAAAYSASSRSTLETIHEYDKTTLADSGLIVLRDVSYTLTQHEMLSKERINETDYRQFGTELNWSGDSWKLHALAGYSGAEKTLDYANLKHTVYAPSRTRWTAQGGETIKSANPASIDMYNSPSSYLFEGYETSLEQISDDKYAAQIDFTKDLNLDFFPALTSVQVGARYTDKSKERQYGSLNIQGTGAGKVDYLGRPMSQSELTAISDLVPGGAYSVRDLTWSQVSNDYARRTFRYDGFYTPFNVGDYYEVSEEVVSLYAMADLNFDLGAVPVAVNGGARYVDTSITSSGYHQIQNPNGSTGYTPEPVSSDGSYDKVLPSLNITADLTDSLIFRAAASETLIRPALTDLAYKRTASWNSFRFTDGNPNLKPTYAKQWEVGLEQYLGDGGLLAVSYFWKEIEGVVRQALTGTVPNVTKYNANGSIDGVYTFDVYQPINEPGSYEVSGVELVAVVPFGQFYAPLEGFGINANYTVLDSSLTSTTKLGISMPPVGLADNTYNFTLYYDNSKFQARASYNFKDKYVEGIGYEMYPIWREGYGQIDLSASYNVTDSLQINLEGINVTDEATKGYTMDPSFPTMYELSGRRINLGLRMEF, from the coding sequence ATGAAGAACCGAATCCTGGGCACCACGGCTTTCGCCCTGGTCGCCGCGTCGCCGTTCGCCGCCCTGGCGCAATCGGCCGATCAAGCCGTCGTCACCGCGCCGAGCGCGGCTGAAGCGACCGAGATCGACGAGATCATCGTCACCGGCTCGTATCGCCGCAGCCTCGAAGAGGCGGTGGACATCAAGCGCAAGACGGTCGGCTTCTCGGACTCCATCGTCGCGACCGACGTGGCCAACTTCCCCGAGCAGAACCTGGCCGAGGCGCTGCAGCGCATCCCCGGCGTGACAATCGAACGCAACAAGGGCCTGGGCCAGCGCGTCAACGTGCGCGGCCTGCCCAGCGAGTTCACCTTCGTCAGCATCAACGGCCTGGCGACCGCCTCGGGCAGCGGAGGCCGCGACGTCGAGTTCGACATCTTCGCTTCGGAAATCATCCAGCAGGTGACGGTCCAGAAGTCGCCGCGCGCCGCCGATGAAGAGGGCGGCATCGCCGGTTCGGTCAATATCTCGACCGCCCGTCCGTTCGACTACGCCGGCCGCCGGGTCGTCGGTTCTGTCGAGGGCGCCTATAATTCGATCTCGGAAAAGACCGATCCGAAACTGTCCTTCCTGGCCAGCGACACCTGGGGCGACCTCGGGGCCTTGGTGTCCTTCTCGACCGCGCGTCGGACCAACCGGACCGACTCGAACTCGGGCATCAACTTCCGCCCGATGACCCGTTTCCTCGCCAACTCGACGGGCGCCCGGGGCGCCCAGGCGATGGCTGTGCTGGCGCGCGACGCCGGCGTCGTCGTTCAGAACCGCGCCAATACGGCCGAGACGGACCGCATCATCTTCCAGGACAAGGTCGGCGACCGCGCCTATCTGAACACCCAGGACCAATGGGGCGGCGCCCTGTCGCTGCAATACCGTCCGTCATCGAACTTCAGCCTGGCCTTCGACGCCCTGATCGGCCGGTACGAAACCACCGAAGACGAATATGACGCGGCGGCCTATTCGGCCTCCAGCCGCTCGACGCTGGAAACCATCCACGAGTACGACAAGACCACCCTGGCTGACTCCGGCCTGATCGTGCTGCGCGACGTATCCTATACCCTTACCCAACATGAGATGCTCAGCAAGGAGCGGATCAACGAGACGGACTATCGGCAGTTCGGGACGGAACTGAACTGGAGCGGCGACAGCTGGAAGCTGCATGCTCTGGCCGGCTATTCCGGCGCCGAGAAGACGCTGGACTACGCCAACCTGAAGCACACGGTCTATGCGCCGTCGCGGACGCGCTGGACGGCCCAGGGCGGTGAGACGATCAAGAGCGCCAACCCGGCGTCGATCGACATGTACAACTCGCCGTCCAGCTATCTGTTCGAAGGCTACGAGACGTCGCTGGAGCAGATCAGCGACGACAAATACGCCGCCCAGATCGACTTCACCAAAGACCTGAATCTGGACTTCTTCCCGGCCCTGACCAGCGTCCAGGTCGGCGCCCGCTATACCGACAAGTCGAAGGAGCGCCAGTACGGCTCCCTGAACATCCAGGGCACCGGCGCCGGCAAGGTCGACTACCTCGGACGCCCGATGTCGCAGAGCGAACTGACGGCGATCAGCGATCTGGTCCCCGGCGGCGCCTACAGCGTCCGTGACCTGACCTGGAGCCAGGTGTCCAACGACTACGCCCGCCGCACCTTCCGCTACGACGGCTTCTACACGCCGTTCAACGTGGGCGACTATTACGAGGTGTCGGAAGAGGTCGTGTCGCTGTACGCCATGGCCGACCTGAACTTCGACCTGGGGGCCGTGCCGGTCGCCGTCAACGGCGGCGCTCGCTACGTCGACACCTCGATCACTTCGTCGGGTTACCACCAGATCCAGAACCCGAACGGTTCGACCGGTTATACGCCCGAGCCGGTGTCGAGCGACGGCAGCTATGACAAGGTTCTGCCCAGCCTCAACATCACGGCCGATCTGACGGACAGCCTGATCTTCCGCGCCGCAGCTTCGGAAACCCTGATCCGCCCGGCCCTGACCGATCTGGCCTACAAGCGCACGGCCAGCTGGAACTCGTTCCGCTTCACCGACGGCAACCCCAATCTGAAGCCGACCTACGCCAAGCAATGGGAAGTGGGCCTGGAACAGTATCTGGGTGACGGCGGTCTTCTGGCCGTGTCCTACTTCTGGAAAGAGATCGAGGGCGTCGTTCGCCAGGCCCTGACGGGCACGGTGCCGAACGTGACCAAGTACAACGCAAACGGCTCGATCGACGGCGTCTACACCTTCGACGTCTATCAGCCCATCAACGAGCCGGGTTCGTATGAAGTCAGCGGCGTCGAACTGGTCGCCGTCGTGCCGTTCGGCCAGTTCTATGCGCCGCTGGAAGGCTTCGGCATCAACGCCAACTACACGGTGTTGGACAGCTCGCTGACGTCCACGACAAAACTGGGCATCAGCATGCCGCCCGTCGGTCTGGCCGACAACACCTACAACTTCACCCTCTACTACGATAACTCGAAGTTCCAGGCGCGCGCGTCCTACAACTTCAAGGACAAGTACGTCGAAGGGATCGGCTACGAAATGTATCCGATCTGGCGCGAAGGCTATGGTCAGATCGACCTGTCGGCCAGCTACAATGTGACCGACAGCCTCCAGATCAACCTGGAGGGCATCAACGTCACCGATGAGGCGACCAAGGGCTATACGATGGATCCGTCCTTCCCCACCATGTACGAACTGTCGGGTCGCCGTATCAACCTTGGCCTGCGGATGGAGTTCTGA
- a CDS encoding glutathionylspermidine synthase family protein, with product MERLRLEPRTDWDAKAEELGFTWRHTDGKPYWDETAAYAFSLAEIEDGIEAPTAELHGLCLDLVNEAVQSERLMEQLDIPEPMRDYVADSWKRQEPSLYGRFDFAYDGAGPAKLYEYNADTPTSIYETAVFQWLWLEDQIAAGVLPADADQFNSLHEKLVDRFRAIFPDGGFLHFSSDADFVEDRQTVRFLEDLARQAGLDPQFVAIDQIGLNEEGRFVDHENWIIQAMFKLYPWEHMLRDDYAAPLPTAEVTVLEPAWKSLLSNKAILPLLWERHPGHPNLLESYFEGDPRETALGSSYVRKPLFSREGDNVELIDQGLSAAEVVDGGYGEGRYIRQALHNPPRFDDNYVIVGSWVVGEEPAGISLREDQGRITRNTSRFVPHFIRD from the coding sequence ATGGAGCGTCTGCGCCTCGAACCCCGAACCGACTGGGACGCCAAGGCCGAGGAACTCGGCTTCACCTGGCGCCACACTGACGGCAAACCCTATTGGGACGAGACGGCCGCCTACGCCTTCTCGCTGGCCGAGATCGAGGACGGGATCGAGGCGCCGACCGCCGAACTGCACGGCCTCTGCCTGGACCTCGTCAATGAGGCGGTCCAGTCGGAGCGCCTGATGGAACAGCTCGATATTCCCGAGCCGATGCGGGACTATGTCGCCGACAGCTGGAAACGGCAGGAGCCGTCCCTCTATGGCCGGTTCGACTTCGCCTATGACGGCGCGGGTCCGGCCAAGCTCTACGAATACAACGCCGACACCCCGACCAGCATCTATGAGACGGCGGTGTTCCAATGGCTGTGGCTGGAGGACCAGATCGCCGCCGGCGTCCTGCCCGCCGACGCCGACCAGTTCAACAGCCTGCATGAGAAGCTGGTGGATCGGTTCCGCGCCATCTTCCCGGACGGCGGCTTCCTCCACTTCAGCTCCGACGCCGACTTCGTCGAGGACCGCCAGACCGTGCGTTTCCTCGAGGATCTCGCGCGTCAGGCCGGGCTGGACCCTCAGTTCGTCGCCATCGATCAGATCGGCCTGAACGAAGAGGGCCGGTTCGTGGACCACGAGAACTGGATCATCCAAGCGATGTTCAAGCTCTATCCGTGGGAACATATGCTGCGCGACGACTACGCCGCCCCCCTGCCGACCGCAGAGGTCACGGTGCTGGAGCCGGCGTGGAAGAGCCTCCTGTCCAACAAGGCCATCCTGCCCCTGCTGTGGGAACGCCACCCCGGCCACCCCAATCTGCTGGAATCCTATTTCGAGGGCGATCCGAGGGAGACGGCCTTGGGAAGCTCCTATGTCCGCAAGCCCCTGTTCTCGCGCGAAGGCGACAATGTCGAACTGATCGATCAGGGCCTCAGCGCCGCCGAGGTGGTGGACGGCGGTTACGGCGAGGGCCGCTACATCCGTCAGGCCCTGCACAATCCGCCGCGTTTCGACGACAACTATGTCATCGTCGGTTCCTGGGTTGTCGGCGAAGAACCGGCAGGCATCAGCCTGCGCGAGGATCAGGGGCGCATCACCCGCAACACCTCGCGCTTCGTGCCCCACTTCATCCGCGACTGA
- a CDS encoding YjfK family protein, whose product MFKKLFGSSNKVEPASRLATVRNITVGRTVSLDPLAWRRLGDETHFVLDRDVLDISAQGLVSLDSGQFVHRFYTDDHVMLQAMSDDEAGAESYDFSLFIPWTSAYPPGERERRIWRDRLSAPVFHGAAEELPDYPRFWFAESDAVQPPVTLWETIWDDRAATTPYAKIFQTCMLYARELADGRELMIALEQQPEGGETTHEIMIGIPLEMAEFRA is encoded by the coding sequence ATGTTCAAGAAACTCTTTGGATCATCGAACAAGGTCGAGCCGGCCTCCAGGCTGGCGACCGTGCGAAACATCACCGTGGGCCGCACCGTGTCGCTGGACCCGCTGGCCTGGCGCCGGTTGGGCGATGAGACCCATTTCGTGCTGGATCGGGACGTGCTGGACATCTCGGCCCAGGGCCTGGTCAGTCTGGACAGCGGCCAGTTCGTCCACCGCTTCTACACCGACGACCACGTCATGCTTCAGGCCATGAGCGACGACGAGGCGGGCGCCGAAAGCTATGATTTCAGCCTGTTCATCCCCTGGACCTCGGCCTATCCGCCGGGCGAGCGGGAACGCCGGATCTGGCGCGACCGTCTGTCGGCGCCGGTCTTTCACGGTGCGGCGGAGGAACTGCCGGACTATCCGCGCTTTTGGTTCGCCGAGAGCGACGCCGTTCAGCCGCCGGTCACTCTATGGGAGACCATCTGGGACGACCGGGCGGCGACCACGCCCTACGCCAAGATCTTTCAGACCTGCATGCTGTACGCGCGAGAACTGGCGGACGGCCGCGAACTGATGATCGCCCTGGAGCAACAGCCCGAGGGCGGCGAGACCACCCACGAAATCATGATCGGCATTCCATTGGAAATGGCCGAGTTCCGCGCCTGA
- a CDS encoding aspartyl/asparaginyl beta-hydroxylase domain-containing protein, with product MRLSQRFYQLPVLFDVERLQAEVAALPDEAWGPHPDRVHGNSAARLISAGGVETDSVHGQMSPTPWLEQMPYLRQVLSGFGVVWSRSRLMRLAAGAGVPEHADINYHWHTRVRLHIPVFTRPQVRFHCDGEAVHMGAGEAWIFDNWRRHHVENGSDAERIHLVADTTGTAGFWQFACGKTPPRDQWRTVGWDPTAPSQLLTEADQRFAVMPAAEVQWLVDDLSQELTPAADGAEARARAERFRAVLAGFVQDWRQLCALHGVSGRGRSDFMRLAGAVHQAVRPLAEGLVMRTNGAGALLVLEKRVLQHLVAEDRPAGG from the coding sequence ATGCGACTGTCGCAGCGCTTCTATCAGCTTCCGGTCCTGTTCGATGTCGAGCGTCTGCAGGCCGAGGTTGCGGCCCTGCCGGACGAGGCGTGGGGGCCGCATCCGGATCGCGTGCATGGCAACAGCGCGGCGCGTCTGATCAGCGCCGGCGGAGTGGAAACGGATTCGGTCCATGGACAGATGTCGCCAACCCCCTGGCTGGAGCAGATGCCCTATCTGCGTCAGGTCCTGTCGGGTTTCGGCGTGGTGTGGAGCCGGTCGCGGCTGATGCGACTGGCGGCCGGCGCAGGGGTGCCGGAGCACGCCGACATCAATTATCACTGGCATACGCGGGTCAGGCTGCACATCCCGGTCTTCACCCGGCCCCAGGTGCGGTTTCACTGCGACGGCGAGGCCGTGCACATGGGGGCGGGAGAGGCCTGGATCTTCGACAACTGGCGGCGTCACCATGTAGAGAACGGGTCCGACGCCGAGCGGATTCATCTGGTCGCCGACACCACGGGCACGGCCGGCTTCTGGCAGTTCGCCTGCGGCAAGACGCCGCCGCGCGATCAGTGGCGGACGGTGGGTTGGGACCCGACCGCACCGTCGCAACTGCTGACCGAGGCTGACCAGAGGTTCGCTGTCATGCCGGCGGCGGAGGTTCAATGGTTGGTGGACGATCTGAGCCAGGAGCTGACGCCCGCGGCAGACGGCGCTGAAGCCCGGGCGCGCGCCGAGCGGTTCCGGGCGGTGCTGGCGGGCTTTGTCCAGGACTGGCGGCAGCTGTGCGCCCTGCACGGGGTGTCCGGCCGGGGGCGGTCCGACTTCATGCGTCTGGCGGGAGCCGTGCATCAGGCGGTCAGGCCGCTGGCGGAGGGGCTGGTGATGCGGACCAATGGCGCCGGGGCCCTGCTGGTGCTGGAGAAGCGGGTGCTGCAGCACTTGGTGGCCGAGGATCGTCCGGCCGGCGGTTGA
- a CDS encoding DUF350 domain-containing protein, whose protein sequence is MFDWFIFQQGAIAFLIAFAVAGAFTLAFKLVYQWVTPYHEHTLIREGNTAAAIALGGALIGYVLPLASALSHTVSLMEFAAWALLAGVIQIVVFVAISRMAFRNLVARIEAGEIAAAVYLASISICVGLLNAACMTS, encoded by the coding sequence ATGTTCGACTGGTTCATTTTTCAGCAGGGCGCGATCGCCTTCCTGATCGCCTTCGCCGTCGCCGGCGCCTTCACCCTGGCCTTCAAGTTGGTTTACCAGTGGGTCACGCCCTATCACGAGCATACGCTGATCCGTGAGGGCAACACCGCCGCCGCCATTGCGCTGGGCGGGGCCCTGATCGGCTATGTCCTGCCCCTGGCCTCGGCCCTGTCGCACACCGTCAGCCTGATGGAGTTCGCGGCCTGGGCCCTGTTGGCCGGCGTGATCCAGATCGTGGTCTTCGTCGCCATCAGCCGCATGGCCTTCCGCAATCTGGTGGCCCGGATCGAGGCGGGCGAAATCGCCGCGGCCGTCTATCTGGCCTCCATCTCCATCTGCGTCGGGCTGCTGAACGCCGCCTGCATGACGTCGTGA